A genomic segment from Polyangium mundeleinium encodes:
- a CDS encoding cation-translocating P-type ATPase, giving the protein MKWRALARGRAPLGHAGKPSGRVVHSAQRLRVEVAGLFGEPVRARRIERALGELPGVSEARANEHAGTVLCVLAPNAPTTRADVLSILAEHEDSQGPPPPSLSRIAESAAASVRDVFRAYGANGSADDEDDTTPATPWHARSIVELTQAFSVDLQSGLTATEAHRILREVGPNVLAGIAPRTPLEILTGQIFTVPTALLAGAAGLSVLLGDLLEAGAILLVVGSNVVVGYFTESRAEELLDAWSKFRVEWARVLRDGVETTVAASEVVPGDVLCVRAGDAIAADARIVEATDLTVDESTLTGESEPAEKGTAVVAEDAPVADRDDMLYAGTVVATGSARAIVVATGSATELGAIQRALSHTADRAAPLEQQLDQLGRRVATLAFGSSIAVTALGLLRGQPLAALARSAVALGVAAIPEGFPAVGTTALALASQRLNRKGIVIRRLAAAETLGAVSVVCADKTGTLTENRMRVAEVFLPGEGLVRVEYGAPSSENGAPPSLGLVGEDGRRVPVSSLREIGRIAALNADVELDERDAITSGSGTERALVEFAMAIGYPVRRRRGAAKRVREERRSAERPFMVTVHEHPDLGQIELVKGAPEPVVERASVEPSERARLLAMNEAMASRGLRVLALAWRKDGDPMRTREAPLVLAGLVGMRDPPRRGVREALAVLAGAGVRTMMLTGDQARTAQAIGAELGIGAADVYSRVTPEAKLDVVRELQDGGAIVAMTGDGVNDGPALKAADVGVAMGERGTDIARAVADVVLAHDELGSLADAVSEGRRLYDNVRRAIEYLVATNASEVMVMLAGSVVGAEPLGPLQLLWINMLTDVAPALALAIEPADADVMRRPPRDPQAPLFGPARGKKLAREASKMAAISLAAYGIGALGPGASLPRARTMSFASLVVAQLLHARSCRSSGAQSNPELRRALVVSLGLQAAALGLPGLRRVLSTTPLGPIDLSIAVLLGLLPTLAREGKSLFEPEAPIVVDRRGMPAGSTLIRGDDRHAPVDWASSPVMFEEEARR; this is encoded by the coding sequence ATGAAGTGGCGCGCCCTCGCCCGAGGGCGCGCGCCATTGGGACATGCTGGCAAGCCCTCCGGGCGCGTGGTGCACAGCGCGCAGCGCCTCAGGGTCGAGGTGGCCGGGCTCTTCGGAGAGCCCGTGCGCGCGAGGCGGATCGAGCGCGCCCTGGGCGAGCTTCCGGGCGTGAGCGAAGCGCGAGCCAACGAGCATGCGGGCACAGTGCTCTGCGTGCTCGCGCCAAACGCGCCGACGACACGCGCGGACGTGCTCTCGATCCTGGCCGAACACGAGGACTCGCAGGGGCCGCCGCCGCCCTCGTTGTCGCGGATCGCCGAGAGCGCGGCCGCCTCGGTGCGTGACGTGTTTCGTGCGTACGGAGCGAACGGCAGCGCCGACGACGAGGACGACACGACGCCGGCGACGCCGTGGCACGCGCGCTCGATCGTCGAGCTCACGCAGGCGTTCTCGGTGGATCTGCAAAGCGGCCTCACGGCGACCGAGGCGCACCGGATCTTGCGCGAGGTCGGACCGAACGTGCTCGCCGGCATCGCGCCGCGCACGCCGCTGGAGATCCTCACGGGCCAGATCTTCACGGTGCCGACGGCGCTGCTCGCAGGCGCCGCGGGCCTGTCGGTGCTGCTCGGTGATCTGCTGGAAGCAGGCGCGATCCTGCTCGTCGTGGGCTCGAACGTGGTCGTCGGATATTTCACGGAGTCGCGCGCGGAGGAGCTGCTCGACGCGTGGAGCAAGTTCCGCGTGGAGTGGGCGCGCGTGCTGCGCGACGGCGTGGAGACGACGGTCGCGGCGAGCGAGGTCGTCCCGGGCGACGTGCTCTGCGTGCGCGCCGGGGATGCGATCGCGGCGGACGCGCGGATCGTGGAGGCCACGGATCTGACGGTCGACGAGAGCACGCTGACGGGCGAGAGCGAGCCCGCGGAGAAGGGGACGGCCGTGGTGGCCGAGGACGCGCCGGTCGCGGATCGCGACGACATGCTCTACGCGGGCACGGTCGTGGCGACGGGCAGCGCGCGCGCGATCGTCGTGGCGACGGGCAGCGCGACGGAGCTCGGCGCGATCCAGCGCGCGCTGTCGCATACGGCCGATCGCGCAGCTCCCCTCGAGCAGCAGCTCGATCAGCTCGGGCGCAGGGTGGCGACACTCGCGTTCGGGAGTTCGATCGCGGTGACGGCGCTCGGCCTCTTGCGAGGTCAGCCGCTCGCGGCGCTCGCGCGCTCGGCCGTGGCGCTCGGCGTGGCGGCGATCCCCGAGGGGTTTCCCGCGGTCGGGACGACGGCGCTCGCGCTCGCGAGCCAGCGGCTGAACCGCAAGGGCATCGTGATCCGCAGGCTCGCGGCGGCCGAGACGCTCGGCGCGGTGAGCGTGGTGTGCGCGGACAAGACGGGGACGTTGACCGAGAACCGCATGCGCGTGGCGGAGGTGTTCCTGCCGGGCGAGGGGCTCGTGCGGGTCGAGTACGGCGCGCCGTCGAGCGAGAACGGTGCGCCTCCATCGCTCGGGCTCGTCGGCGAAGACGGCCGGCGCGTGCCGGTCTCGTCGCTGCGGGAGATCGGGCGCATCGCGGCGCTGAACGCGGACGTGGAGCTCGACGAGCGCGACGCGATCACGAGCGGCAGCGGCACGGAGCGGGCGCTCGTCGAGTTCGCGATGGCGATCGGCTACCCGGTGCGGCGGCGGAGAGGCGCGGCGAAGCGGGTGCGCGAGGAGCGTCGCAGCGCGGAGCGGCCGTTCATGGTCACGGTGCACGAGCATCCGGACCTCGGTCAGATCGAGCTCGTGAAGGGCGCGCCGGAGCCGGTGGTCGAGCGCGCCAGCGTGGAGCCGTCCGAGCGCGCGCGCCTGCTCGCGATGAACGAAGCGATGGCGTCGCGGGGCCTGCGCGTGCTTGCGCTCGCGTGGCGGAAGGACGGGGATCCGATGCGGACACGCGAAGCACCGCTCGTGCTCGCAGGCCTCGTGGGGATGCGGGATCCGCCGCGGCGCGGGGTGCGCGAGGCGCTCGCGGTGCTCGCAGGCGCGGGCGTGCGGACGATGATGCTGACGGGCGATCAAGCGCGGACCGCGCAGGCGATCGGCGCCGAGCTCGGGATCGGCGCGGCCGACGTCTACAGCCGGGTGACGCCCGAGGCGAAGCTCGACGTCGTGCGCGAGCTGCAGGACGGCGGCGCGATCGTGGCGATGACGGGCGACGGCGTGAACGACGGGCCTGCGCTCAAGGCCGCGGACGTCGGCGTGGCGATGGGCGAGCGCGGGACGGACATCGCGCGCGCGGTCGCGGACGTGGTGCTCGCGCACGACGAGCTCGGCAGCCTCGCGGATGCGGTGAGCGAGGGCCGGAGGCTCTACGACAACGTGCGGCGCGCGATCGAGTACCTCGTCGCGACGAACGCGAGCGAGGTGATGGTCATGCTCGCCGGCTCGGTCGTCGGCGCCGAGCCGCTCGGGCCGCTGCAGCTCCTCTGGATCAACATGCTGACGGACGTCGCGCCCGCGCTCGCGCTGGCGATCGAGCCCGCGGACGCGGACGTGATGCGCAGGCCCCCGCGGGACCCGCAGGCGCCGCTCTTCGGGCCGGCGCGGGGAAAGAAGCTCGCGCGCGAGGCCTCGAAGATGGCGGCGATCTCGCTCGCCGCGTACGGCATCGGAGCGCTCGGGCCCGGCGCGAGCTTGCCGCGGGCGCGTACGATGTCGTTCGCGTCGCTCGTCGTGGCGCAGCTCCTTCACGCGCGCTCGTGTCGATCGAGCGGAGCGCAGTCGAACCCGGAGCTCCGCCGCGCGCTCGTGGTGAGCCTCGGCCTGCAGGCGGCGGCCCTCGGCTTGCCCGGCCTACGCCGCGTGCTCAGCACGACGCCGCTCGGCCCGATCGATCTCTCGATCGCGGTGCTGCTCGGCCTGCTCCCGACGCTCGCGCGGGAAGGGAAATCGCTGTTCGAGCCGGAGGCTCCGATCGTGGTGGATCGACGCGGCATGCCGGCGGGATCGACCCTGATCCGAGGGGACGATCGGCACGCGCCGGTGGACTGGGCGTCGTCGCCCGTGATGTTCGAGGAGGAGGCTCGTCGATGA
- a CDS encoding TonB-dependent receptor domain-containing protein — translation MRKTIATLASALTLFLPALALAQEGADEALLGEEDPSRPAPAGKGAIWGVVTDGKTKEPVIDAQVSVVGTNKKAIADFDGRYRLELAPGTYELRVFYQLYKAQRVQNVRVTAGAVEKVDVALSTEESKQEIVVEIEADPDRASAAAQTLLRKNAAHTGDAVSAQEIARTPDRNAADAARRVVGASVVGQRYVYVRGLGDRYTNALLNGVPLPSTEPDRQAVPFDLFPTTVLSDLTIIKTFTPDMPGDFTGGSVRVSTRELPEKFTISGTFYLGVNTETTFRERLTYAGGGTDFLGIDDGTRALPRGFPTAYKAAKGAEKPDGSLVSTREVNELGRALNKPMTTTRTMALPNMSGNLTLGNTHRFGADHELGYMAALTYGRRFQIRRDGILGTLKTDPNVSDALDVQNNYRFENGVDVVSWGGFAGLTYRYAKDHKVTLLGLHSRSSENEAREIAGLNEEGGSGRTFYDTRLRFASRALTFGQLAGEHKLRHVNDATLEWNLTTSLATSDEPGTRENVYLQDADRKAWQSTTLSGLHFYANQAETAIGGALHYTQPIRRGDTPVRVKVGGLVQVRDRAFDARRLRYIPTAQTPEAAAAYSLPPDQLFTNEYIGSVLTLDEYTRPSDAYDATQRTFSGYFMTDASIRPWMRVVLGARLEASSQRLDTFDSSTGLPRQVELSTTDLLPSLGLVFKTNERSNLRASVTRTLARPQLRELAPFSFTDYFGAREIQGNPDLDRTTIVNADLRFEFFPTLAEVAAISVFYKDFTKPIEQIIKPSNRGIVSYQNAKGAQNAGIELELRKNLGFVSPVIADLGVLANLTLVHSRVSLDPEQTGVQTNNVRPLAGQSPYVVNAGIDYANEKRGTRLRVLYNVYGRRIAQVGSLGLPDVYEQPRHLLDVTVAQRIGKHVDLKLAAENLLLAPVVFTQGPNLQSVPNAYVPDLTNAVEQYQPGATFTLSATIQN, via the coding sequence ATGCGAAAAACCATTGCGACACTCGCCTCGGCGCTCACGCTTTTCCTCCCGGCGCTCGCGCTGGCCCAGGAGGGCGCGGACGAGGCGCTCCTCGGCGAGGAGGACCCGTCCCGCCCCGCGCCCGCCGGAAAGGGCGCCATCTGGGGCGTCGTCACGGACGGGAAGACGAAGGAGCCCGTGATCGACGCGCAGGTGTCGGTCGTCGGGACGAACAAGAAGGCGATCGCGGATTTCGACGGTCGATACCGGCTGGAGCTCGCGCCGGGCACCTACGAGTTGCGCGTGTTTTATCAGCTCTACAAGGCGCAACGCGTGCAGAACGTGCGCGTGACGGCCGGCGCGGTCGAGAAGGTCGACGTCGCGCTATCGACGGAGGAGAGCAAGCAGGAGATCGTCGTCGAGATCGAGGCGGACCCGGATCGGGCCTCGGCGGCAGCGCAGACGCTCCTCCGAAAGAACGCAGCGCACACGGGCGACGCGGTGAGCGCGCAGGAGATCGCGCGGACGCCGGATCGCAATGCGGCGGATGCGGCGCGGCGCGTGGTCGGCGCGTCGGTCGTCGGGCAGAGGTACGTCTACGTGCGCGGCCTCGGTGACCGGTACACGAATGCGCTCTTGAATGGCGTGCCGCTGCCGAGCACCGAGCCGGATCGGCAGGCTGTGCCCTTTGACCTCTTCCCGACGACGGTCCTCAGCGATCTGACGATCATCAAGACGTTCACGCCCGACATGCCGGGCGATTTCACGGGCGGCTCGGTGCGCGTGTCGACCCGCGAGTTGCCCGAGAAGTTCACGATCAGCGGCACGTTTTACCTCGGCGTCAACACGGAGACGACGTTCCGGGAGCGGCTCACCTACGCGGGCGGCGGGACCGATTTTCTCGGCATCGACGACGGGACGCGGGCGCTGCCGCGTGGTTTCCCCACGGCCTACAAAGCCGCCAAGGGGGCGGAGAAGCCGGACGGCTCGCTCGTCTCCACGCGCGAGGTGAACGAGCTCGGCCGCGCCTTGAACAAGCCGATGACGACGACGCGGACGATGGCGCTGCCGAACATGAGCGGCAACCTCACGCTCGGCAATACCCACAGGTTCGGCGCGGATCACGAGCTCGGATACATGGCGGCGTTGACGTACGGGCGGCGATTCCAGATCCGGCGGGATGGGATTCTCGGGACGCTGAAGACCGATCCCAACGTGTCGGACGCGCTCGATGTGCAGAACAACTATCGCTTCGAGAACGGCGTCGACGTGGTGTCGTGGGGCGGGTTCGCGGGGCTCACCTACAGGTACGCGAAGGATCACAAAGTCACGCTCCTCGGCCTGCACAGCCGCTCGTCGGAGAACGAGGCGCGCGAGATCGCCGGGCTCAACGAGGAAGGCGGCTCGGGGCGGACGTTTTACGATACGCGGCTCCGCTTCGCGAGCCGAGCGCTCACCTTCGGCCAGCTCGCGGGCGAACACAAGCTTCGCCATGTGAATGACGCGACCCTGGAATGGAACCTGACGACGTCCCTCGCGACGAGTGACGAGCCGGGCACGCGCGAGAACGTGTATCTGCAGGACGCCGATCGGAAGGCCTGGCAGAGCACGACGCTCTCCGGCCTGCATTTCTACGCGAATCAGGCTGAGACGGCGATCGGCGGCGCCCTCCATTACACGCAGCCGATCCGGAGGGGCGACACGCCGGTGCGCGTGAAGGTGGGCGGGCTCGTGCAGGTCCGCGACCGTGCCTTCGACGCGCGGCGCCTGCGGTACATCCCGACGGCGCAGACGCCGGAGGCGGCGGCGGCGTATTCGCTGCCGCCGGATCAGCTCTTCACGAACGAGTACATCGGGAGCGTCCTCACCCTCGACGAATACACGCGGCCGAGCGACGCGTACGACGCCACGCAGCGCACGTTCTCGGGGTATTTCATGACGGACGCCTCGATCCGGCCGTGGATGCGCGTCGTGCTCGGCGCGCGGCTCGAAGCGTCGTCCCAGAGGCTCGATACGTTCGATTCGTCGACGGGTTTGCCCAGGCAGGTCGAGCTCTCCACGACGGACCTCTTGCCCTCGCTCGGGCTCGTCTTCAAGACGAACGAGCGCTCGAACCTGCGCGCCTCCGTGACGCGTACACTCGCGCGCCCGCAGCTCCGCGAGCTCGCGCCGTTCTCGTTCACCGATTACTTCGGTGCCCGCGAAATCCAGGGTAACCCCGACCTCGACCGCACCACGATCGTGAACGCCGATCTGCGCTTCGAGTTCTTCCCGACGCTCGCCGAGGTCGCAGCGATCAGCGTCTTCTACAAGGATTTCACGAAGCCCATCGAGCAGATCATCAAGCCGTCGAACCGGGGCATCGTCTCGTACCAGAATGCAAAAGGGGCGCAGAACGCCGGCATCGAGCTCGAGCTGCGCAAGAACCTCGGATTCGTGAGCCCGGTCATTGCCGATCTCGGGGTGCTCGCGAACCTGACGCTCGTGCATTCGCGGGTCTCCCTCGACCCCGAGCAGACGGGCGTGCAGACGAACAACGTCCGTCCGCTCGCGGGGCAGTCGCCCTACGTGGTGAACGCGGGGATCGATTACGCGAACGAGAAGCGCGGCACGCGGCTGCGCGTGCTTTACAACGTCTATGGCAGGCGCATCGCGCAGGTAGGCTCGCTCGGCTTGCCGGACGTCTACGAGCAGCCGCGCCACCTGCTCGACGTGACCGTGGCCCAGCGGATCGGCAAACACGTGGACCTCAAGCTCGCGGCCGAAAACCTCCTGCTCGCGCCCGTCGTGTTCACGCAGGGGCCGAACCTGCAAAGCGTCCCCAATGCCTACGTCCCCGACCTGACGAACGCCGTGGAGCAATATCAGCCCGGCGCGACCTTCACGTTGAGCGCCACCATCCAGAATTGA
- a CDS encoding ExbD/TolR family protein — translation MGMNVSSGGKKGGAVAPTMNVTPLVDVVLVLLIIFMVVTPLLNKQLWLNLPKKDDDAKNEPPPPDADKPVVLTVDAKGAIRINQSEVSRAELRDRLTRIFAARADKLLYFDAADDAPYGITVEVMDIAKRGGAKGIAILTEKLGG, via the coding sequence ATGGGGATGAACGTCTCCTCGGGCGGGAAAAAGGGCGGCGCCGTCGCGCCCACGATGAACGTCACGCCACTCGTCGACGTGGTCCTCGTGCTGCTCATCATCTTCATGGTGGTGACGCCGCTGCTCAACAAGCAGTTATGGCTGAACCTGCCGAAGAAGGACGACGACGCGAAGAACGAGCCGCCGCCCCCGGACGCCGACAAACCCGTGGTGCTCACGGTGGACGCGAAGGGCGCGATCCGCATCAACCAATCCGAGGTCTCGCGCGCCGAGCTGCGGGATCGCCTCACGCGGATCTTCGCGGCGCGTGCCGACAAGCTCCTCTACTTCGACGCGGCGGACGACGCGCCGTACGGGATCACCGTCGAGGTGATGGATATCGCGAAGAGGGGCGGGGCCAAGGGCATTGCAATCTTGACCGAGAAGCTCGGCGGCTGA
- a CDS encoding ExbD/TolR family protein: MKSGSSKKLPEPDINITPLVDVVLVLLIIFMVIAPELEHGERVELPTVIQPDENKSKLDPITVTLTARGNLFLEKEVLADVPALEARLKAMHGSEPDRRVVLKGDATVQYAKMRDAFAACQRAGYTGVALSVSQKGKGGAGEES, from the coding sequence GTGAAGAGCGGATCCTCGAAGAAGCTGCCTGAGCCGGACATCAACATCACGCCGCTCGTCGACGTGGTCCTCGTGCTGCTCATCATCTTCATGGTCATCGCGCCCGAGCTCGAGCACGGCGAGCGCGTGGAACTGCCGACCGTGATTCAGCCGGACGAGAACAAATCGAAGCTCGATCCGATCACCGTGACGCTCACCGCGCGGGGCAATCTCTTCCTCGAAAAGGAGGTCCTCGCGGACGTGCCGGCGCTCGAAGCGCGATTGAAGGCGATGCACGGGAGCGAGCCGGATCGACGCGTCGTCCTCAAGGGAGACGCGACGGTGCAATACGCGAAGATGCGTGACGCGTTCGCCGCGTGCCAGCGCGCCGGATACACGGGCGTCGCGCTCAGCGTGAGCCAAAAAGGCAAGGGCGGCGCGGGGGAGGAGAGCTAG
- a CDS encoding MotA/TolQ/ExbB proton channel family protein → MQFDLAHIWASMGLVSKLIAFVLVLMSIATIAVVVERVIALARMNAETRAFVKEAQPLLDAWDTEELLRVSDRYRLSALARLVSSAMRRFLRAESEGAGNLTPVELARREVERRREALSADLRRGLSVLASVGSVAPFVGLLGTVVGIITAFQSIATTGSGGLGAVSAGISEALIETALGLSVAIPSVLFFNYLTGKITAVETALERSAGELLDDMENQHGRASEERILEEAA, encoded by the coding sequence ATGCAATTCGATCTCGCGCACATCTGGGCGAGCATGGGCCTCGTCTCGAAGCTCATCGCCTTCGTGCTCGTGCTCATGTCCATCGCGACCATCGCGGTCGTGGTCGAGCGGGTGATTGCGCTCGCGCGCATGAACGCCGAGACCCGGGCTTTCGTGAAGGAAGCGCAGCCGCTGCTCGACGCCTGGGACACGGAGGAGCTCCTCCGCGTCTCGGATCGATATCGCCTCTCGGCGCTCGCGCGCCTCGTCTCCTCGGCGATGCGTCGATTCCTCCGCGCGGAGAGCGAGGGGGCGGGGAACCTGACGCCGGTCGAGCTCGCGCGGCGTGAGGTCGAGCGCAGGCGCGAGGCGCTCTCGGCGGATTTGCGGCGCGGGCTCTCGGTGCTCGCTTCGGTTGGATCGGTCGCGCCGTTCGTCGGGCTGCTCGGCACGGTCGTCGGTATCATCACGGCGTTCCAGAGCATTGCGACGACGGGCTCGGGCGGCCTCGGCGCGGTGAGCGCGGGTATTTCGGAGGCGCTCATCGAGACGGCGCTCGGCCTCTCGGTGGCCATTCCGTCGGTGCTCTTCTTCAATTACCTCACGGGCAAGATCACGGCGGTCGAGACGGCGCTTGAGCGAAGCGCAGGCGAATTGCTCGACGACATGGAGAACCAGCATGGGCGCGCCAGTGAAGAGCGGATCCTCGAAGAAGCTGCCTGA
- a CDS encoding energy transducer TonB, protein MGFEAWSVGESDPGRGKRLLIGYATAIAICTAVGVVGATMKSSAPAVEEEEEVVAVELTPTVEPPKPPPPPPPVDAAPKAPEPPGPKHKPIAVPVEVPTEMPKEADPSKAKASDDEYGEGSGEGSGGTPGGTGTAPAAAPPPPPPPPPPPPPPPKAAGPVVLGEDGTPPSPISKPQPPYPEDLKSQGIEGTIIVRFVVTESGDVANVTVVRGDARLAAHVVATVKTWRFKPAMVEGRPVATYQNARFNFKIKT, encoded by the coding sequence ATGGGCTTCGAGGCGTGGAGCGTCGGGGAGAGCGATCCCGGGCGCGGCAAGAGGCTTCTGATCGGATACGCGACGGCGATTGCCATTTGCACGGCGGTCGGCGTCGTCGGGGCGACGATGAAATCGAGCGCGCCCGCCGTGGAAGAAGAGGAGGAGGTCGTCGCCGTCGAGCTCACGCCCACGGTGGAGCCGCCAAAACCGCCGCCTCCGCCGCCGCCCGTGGACGCGGCGCCCAAAGCGCCGGAGCCGCCCGGACCGAAGCACAAGCCGATCGCCGTGCCCGTGGAAGTGCCGACGGAAATGCCCAAGGAGGCGGATCCGAGCAAGGCAAAGGCGAGCGACGATGAGTATGGGGAGGGCTCGGGCGAGGGCTCGGGCGGGACGCCCGGAGGAACGGGGACCGCGCCGGCTGCCGCGCCGCCGCCTCCGCCGCCGCCCCCGCCGCCGCCTCCTCCTCCGCCCAAAGCGGCGGGGCCCGTCGTCCTCGGCGAGGATGGCACGCCGCCCTCGCCGATATCGAAGCCGCAGCCTCCTTATCCCGAGGACCTGAAGAGCCAGGGGATCGAGGGCACGATCATCGTACGGTTTGTCGTGACCGAATCGGGCGACGTCGCGAACGTGACCGTCGTGCGAGGGGATGCGCGGCTCGCGGCGCACGTGGTCGCGACCGTGAAGACGTGGCGATTCAAGCCAGCCATGGTCGAAGGCCGCCCCGTGGCCACGTACCAGAACGCAAGGTTCAATTTCAAGATCAAAACGTAG
- a CDS encoding response regulator, with translation MARILVVEDEPAILKVLDYNFRQAGHEVLLAARGEEGIRLARERRPDVILLDMMLPDLMGTEVCRSLQQSEETRETPVVIVSARGDEVDRVVGFELGAVDYVVKPFSVRELMLRVQAILRRVKARTTERRVLQFGRLRIDDEAHRVWVDGAEIELTLLEFKLLLALYENRERVQTRGALLEGVWGMDVDITTRTVDTHVKRLRDKLGPAGDYVQTVRGIGYRFGGSPDLPDSHPD, from the coding sequence ATGGCACGCATCCTGGTCGTCGAGGACGAGCCCGCGATCCTCAAGGTGCTCGATTACAATTTCCGGCAGGCGGGGCACGAGGTCCTGCTCGCGGCGCGCGGCGAGGAGGGGATCCGGCTCGCGCGCGAGCGTCGGCCGGACGTCATCCTGCTCGATATGATGCTCCCGGACCTCATGGGCACCGAGGTCTGCCGGAGCCTGCAGCAGAGCGAGGAGACCCGCGAGACCCCGGTCGTCATCGTGTCGGCGCGCGGGGACGAGGTCGACCGTGTCGTCGGCTTCGAGCTCGGCGCCGTCGATTACGTGGTGAAGCCCTTCAGCGTCCGCGAGCTCATGCTGCGGGTGCAGGCGATTCTGCGGCGGGTGAAGGCGCGGACGACCGAGCGCCGTGTCCTCCAGTTCGGCCGGCTGCGCATCGACGACGAGGCGCACCGGGTATGGGTCGACGGCGCCGAGATCGAGCTCACCTTGCTCGAATTCAAGCTCCTGCTCGCCCTGTACGAGAATCGCGAGCGTGTCCAGACGCGCGGCGCGCTGCTCGAAGGGGTGTGGGGTATGGACGTCGACATCACGACCCGCACGGTCGATACGCACGTGAAGCGGCTCCGCGACAAGCTGGGGCCCGCGGGCGACTATGTGCAGACGGTGCGGGGGATCGGGTATCGATTCGGTGGATCGCCCGATCTGCCCGACTCGCATCCCGATTGA
- a CDS encoding PrsW family glutamic-type intramembrane protease, whose product MNNPYGSPPGPYGHAPYAPQQPRYPGQAPYTPPGHGAPPPRAPTELDPDKRRRGVGLALWIVGMLAGVVLNILFTMAEIFLSKAPGRMLSAVLTGSLFAFLPLGFYLFVPMVLDRYDPEPWWCLAMAFLWGAVVATGFAGMINTGVHIVFDGLFGPKVGNFVTTVVSAPLSEEFFKGLAILGFFYFLRREFDGVVDGIIYATFCALGFAAVENVSYYARADMADQLGTTFFLRGVLAPWGHPLYTSMTGIGFGIARESSKTWVRWLAPIGGFFVGVFLHALWNFVPTVIPDAFVIMLLFWLLFVAMFFCIIIALVIRKGRTIRNFLRDEVLIGNLTNEELELVCSPVGRIQCTFSWRGAEGRAFIRAASRLALSKWHTARAMKGQKRTISADFIAPLRRELATLRAALRAKAPR is encoded by the coding sequence ATGAACAACCCCTACGGATCGCCGCCCGGGCCCTACGGCCACGCTCCCTACGCCCCGCAGCAACCACGTTATCCCGGCCAGGCGCCGTACACACCACCGGGCCACGGCGCGCCCCCGCCGCGCGCGCCCACGGAGCTCGATCCGGACAAGCGCCGCCGCGGGGTGGGGCTCGCGCTCTGGATCGTCGGCATGCTCGCCGGCGTCGTGCTGAACATCCTCTTCACGATGGCGGAGATTTTCCTGTCGAAGGCGCCGGGGCGCATGCTCTCGGCCGTCCTGACGGGCTCGCTCTTCGCGTTCTTGCCGCTCGGCTTCTACCTCTTCGTGCCCATGGTGCTCGATCGGTACGATCCCGAGCCGTGGTGGTGCCTCGCGATGGCGTTCCTGTGGGGCGCGGTCGTCGCGACGGGCTTCGCCGGCATGATCAACACGGGCGTGCACATCGTGTTCGACGGCCTCTTTGGGCCCAAGGTCGGCAATTTCGTGACGACCGTGGTGAGCGCGCCGCTCTCGGAAGAGTTCTTCAAAGGGCTCGCCATCCTGGGCTTTTTTTACTTCCTCCGGCGCGAGTTCGACGGCGTCGTCGACGGCATCATCTACGCGACGTTCTGCGCGCTCGGGTTCGCCGCGGTCGAGAACGTCAGTTATTACGCCCGCGCGGACATGGCCGATCAGCTCGGCACGACCTTCTTCCTGCGCGGCGTCCTCGCGCCGTGGGGGCACCCGCTCTACACGTCGATGACCGGCATCGGGTTCGGCATCGCGCGCGAGTCGAGCAAGACGTGGGTCCGCTGGCTCGCGCCGATCGGCGGGTTTTTCGTGGGCGTCTTCCTGCACGCGCTCTGGAACTTCGTGCCCACGGTCATCCCCGACGCGTTCGTCATCATGCTGCTCTTCTGGCTGCTCTTCGTGGCGATGTTTTTCTGCATCATCATCGCGCTCGTCATCCGCAAGGGCCGCACGATCCGCAATTTCCTCCGCGACGAGGTGCTCATCGGCAACCTGACGAACGAGGAGCTCGAGCTCGTGTGCTCGCCGGTCGGCCGCATCCAGTGCACGTTCTCGTGGCGCGGCGCTGAGGGGCGCGCGTTCATCCGCGCCGCGTCGCGGCTCGCGCTCAGCAAGTGGCACACCGCGCGCGCGATGAAGGGGCAGAAGCGCACGATCAGCGCCGATTTCATCGCCCCGCTCCGCCGCGAGCTCGCCACGTTGCGCGCCGCCCTGCGCGCCAAAGCTCCTCGCTGA